One Myxococcus stipitatus DNA segment encodes these proteins:
- a CDS encoding SRPBCC family protein, protein MLKPIAAAVAVLVVSLTVFVATRPDTFHIERSAVVHGTPADTFAHINDFQRWQQWSPYEKVDPNMARTYEGPVSGKGAMYSWKGNSDIGSGRMTIEDSRPGELVSIKLEFFTPFAATNQARFQLAPEGAHTRVTWSMAGPNTLLGKAMSAFGLMDAFVGKQLETGLKNLDATVNPVAQTQSALAGTPSPMPVP, encoded by the coding sequence ATGCTCAAGCCCATCGCCGCCGCGGTCGCCGTCCTCGTCGTGAGCCTCACCGTGTTCGTCGCCACGCGCCCGGACACCTTCCACATCGAGCGCAGCGCCGTGGTCCACGGGACGCCGGCCGACACGTTCGCGCACATCAACGACTTCCAGCGCTGGCAGCAGTGGTCCCCCTACGAGAAGGTGGACCCCAACATGGCGCGCACCTACGAGGGCCCGGTGTCGGGCAAGGGCGCCATGTACTCGTGGAAGGGCAACAGCGACATCGGCTCGGGTCGGATGACCATCGAGGACAGCCGCCCCGGGGAGCTGGTGTCCATCAAGCTGGAGTTCTTCACGCCCTTCGCCGCGACGAACCAGGCCCGCTTCCAGCTGGCGCCGGAGGGGGCGCACACCCGCGTCACCTGGAGCATGGCGGGGCCCAACACCCTGCTGGGCAAGGCGATGAGCGCCTTCGGACTGATGGACGCCTTCGTGGGCAAGCAGCTGGAGACGGGGCTGAAGAACCTCGATGCCACGGTGAACCCCGTGGCCCAGACCCAGTCCGCCCTGGCGGGGACGCCCTCCCCCATGCCCGTGCCGTGA
- a CDS encoding YciI family protein: MRFVLLLKSNQASEAGLLASKELMAAMDAYNDALVRAGVLLDCAGLHPSSGGIRIDFSPGVRTMTDGPFPEVRQLIAGFWMIQVKSREEAIEWARRCPLPPGSEDSQVELRQAFEPADFVAAPREREEPFWTRMEPARGREVD; the protein is encoded by the coding sequence ATGCGATTCGTGCTGCTGCTGAAGTCCAATCAAGCGAGTGAAGCGGGGCTGCTGGCGAGCAAGGAGCTGATGGCCGCCATGGACGCCTACAATGACGCGCTGGTGAGGGCGGGCGTCCTGCTCGACTGCGCCGGGTTGCACCCCAGTTCGGGAGGCATCCGCATCGACTTCTCTCCCGGGGTCCGGACGATGACGGATGGACCTTTTCCAGAGGTGAGGCAGCTCATCGCCGGCTTCTGGATGATCCAGGTGAAGTCCCGGGAGGAGGCCATCGAGTGGGCGCGTCGCTGTCCGCTTCCTCCAGGTTCCGAGGATTCGCAAGTCGAGCTGCGTCAGGCCTTCGAGCCCGCGGACTTCGTGGCGGCGCCGCGTGAGCGCGAGGAGCCGTTCTGGACGAGAATGGAGCCCGCACGAGGACGCGAGGTGGATTGA
- a CDS encoding sulfite exporter TauE/SafE family protein: MSLPSLDVPVLLVSLAPSSTVWAGALGALTVGLTGSAHCLLMCGPLACAGLPLVRGEERRRAVFAYQGARVLAYALVGGALGALGGGVTRALAVSTRAYLPWLMAAALVASALELGKRLRPLPGLSHVARAVARWSAKFSSTGRASALGAVTPLLPCGLLYGVLTVALASGAFWGGALVMGAFALGGLPALLGAQLQASLWRGRPRLFSFVFQRAVPLAAAAVLVYRAVGGQPSCH; encoded by the coding sequence ATGTCGCTCCCGTCCCTCGATGTCCCGGTGCTGTTGGTCTCGCTCGCTCCGTCGTCCACCGTGTGGGCGGGAGCGCTCGGCGCGCTGACTGTGGGTCTCACCGGCAGTGCGCACTGCCTCCTCATGTGTGGGCCGCTGGCGTGCGCGGGCCTGCCGCTCGTCCGAGGCGAGGAGCGACGCAGGGCCGTGTTCGCGTATCAAGGCGCGCGCGTGCTCGCCTACGCGCTCGTGGGCGGCGCGCTGGGCGCCCTGGGCGGCGGCGTCACCCGCGCACTCGCCGTGTCCACGCGCGCCTACCTGCCCTGGTTGATGGCGGCGGCGCTCGTCGCGTCCGCACTGGAGCTGGGCAAGCGCCTGCGCCCCCTCCCCGGGCTCTCACACGTGGCTCGGGCCGTGGCCCGGTGGAGCGCAAAGTTTTCGTCGACGGGCCGAGCCAGCGCATTGGGTGCGGTGACGCCGCTGCTGCCCTGTGGCCTGCTGTACGGCGTGCTCACCGTGGCGCTGGCGAGCGGCGCGTTCTGGGGTGGCGCGCTGGTGATGGGCGCCTTCGCGCTGGGAGGGCTGCCGGCGCTGCTCGGCGCGCAGCTCCAGGCAAGTCTGTGGCGCGGCCGGCCCCGGTTGTTCTCGTTCGTGTTCCAGCGTGCGGTGCCCCTGGCCGCGGCGGCGGTGCTCGTCTACCGCGCGGTGGGCGGGCAGCCGAGCTGCCACTGA
- a CDS encoding heavy metal translocating P-type ATPase encodes MSASAQSLTMPASCPHCGGPVPAGSASREFCCAGCEAVHGLLVDQGLTRYYQLTQGKAAPAPEPPRGRSLSWLEPLVSRAEARPGPLCELELDVQGIHCAACVWLMNELFRRQPGGAGWMVDPALGKARLRWRRGGFDVAGFLRAVEGFGYLFGPSRKQAAPASMDLPIRLGICVALSMNVMLFSVSFYVGLTPEDGEVFGLFTRLSLWLSTVVVVVGGWPFFRSAWQGLRRGVPHLDLPIALGILLVYGTSLVQARGGRGDLAYFDTLNTFVTLMLVGRWLQQRVLERNRRFLLEDDGAEGLFVRREEEARLVSVRVSRVMEGDVLVLAPGDLLPVDAELLDGEARVTTDWISGEPDARDVARGGALPAGAFNAGREAIRVKACQPFTDSPLVALLRRAPEGAGRPTGHTRFWEAVARRWVVTVLAVSALGWVVWWPSGPDKALEVAVALLVVTCPCAIGIATPLAYELVQARLRREGFFIRATDLLDRLPRVRRVLFDKTGTLTLGRPELVDRDALEGLPAEAREAAFDMASRSNHPASRCVAEALARLGTRFSPEARVVEHPGQGLELVREGVRWRLGRAEWGPADLGPAREDGRESSPTGPVLTRDGVVVATFPLREALRPDARRELLALQAEGQDVWLISGDAPARVHALARALGVPSAQALGGLRPEDKAQAVARIDQGDSLYLGDGVNDSLAFERALCAGTPAIDRPVMPGKSDFFLVGEGLASLRKALVLSLRLRLVVRRLLGLSIAYNVVAVVVCLVGWMTPLRAAVAMPATSLATVLFTAWSLSAPRRQASSDAPVPRREVLA; translated from the coding sequence ATGTCCGCTTCCGCGCAATCCCTGACCATGCCGGCGTCGTGTCCGCACTGTGGCGGCCCCGTCCCGGCGGGGAGCGCCTCGCGCGAGTTCTGCTGCGCGGGCTGCGAGGCGGTGCATGGGCTGTTGGTGGATCAGGGGTTGACCCGCTACTACCAGCTCACGCAAGGCAAGGCCGCGCCCGCGCCGGAGCCTCCCCGGGGCCGCAGCCTGTCGTGGCTGGAGCCGCTGGTGTCGCGCGCGGAGGCGCGGCCCGGCCCGCTGTGCGAGCTGGAGCTGGACGTGCAGGGTATCCACTGCGCGGCGTGCGTCTGGCTGATGAACGAGCTGTTCCGTCGCCAGCCCGGGGGCGCGGGATGGATGGTGGACCCGGCGCTGGGCAAGGCGCGCCTGCGGTGGCGGCGCGGCGGCTTCGACGTGGCGGGCTTCCTGCGCGCGGTGGAGGGGTTCGGCTACCTCTTCGGCCCGAGCCGCAAGCAGGCGGCGCCCGCGAGCATGGACCTGCCCATCCGGCTGGGCATCTGCGTCGCGCTGTCGATGAACGTGATGCTGTTCTCGGTGAGCTTCTACGTGGGGCTCACGCCGGAGGACGGCGAGGTGTTCGGGCTGTTCACCCGGCTGAGCCTCTGGCTGTCGACGGTGGTGGTGGTGGTGGGCGGCTGGCCCTTCTTCCGCTCGGCCTGGCAGGGCCTGCGCCGGGGCGTGCCGCACCTGGACCTGCCCATCGCGCTGGGCATCCTCCTGGTGTACGGCACGTCGCTGGTGCAGGCCCGGGGCGGGCGGGGGGACCTGGCCTACTTCGATACCCTCAACACCTTCGTCACGTTGATGCTGGTGGGCCGCTGGCTCCAGCAGCGCGTGCTGGAGCGCAACCGCCGCTTCCTCCTGGAGGATGACGGCGCGGAGGGCTTGTTCGTCCGGCGCGAGGAGGAGGCGCGGCTCGTCTCGGTACGCGTGTCGCGAGTGATGGAAGGGGATGTGCTCGTCCTCGCGCCGGGCGACCTCCTCCCCGTGGATGCCGAGCTGCTCGATGGCGAGGCCCGCGTCACCACCGACTGGATCTCCGGTGAGCCCGACGCGCGCGACGTCGCCCGGGGTGGAGCGCTGCCCGCGGGCGCGTTCAACGCGGGGCGCGAGGCCATCCGGGTGAAGGCGTGTCAGCCGTTCACGGACTCGCCGCTGGTGGCGCTGCTGCGGCGCGCGCCGGAGGGGGCGGGGCGGCCCACGGGACACACGCGCTTCTGGGAGGCCGTCGCGCGGCGCTGGGTGGTGACGGTGCTCGCCGTCTCCGCGCTGGGGTGGGTGGTGTGGTGGCCGTCCGGGCCGGACAAGGCGCTCGAGGTGGCGGTGGCCCTGCTGGTGGTGACGTGCCCGTGCGCCATCGGCATCGCCACGCCGCTGGCCTACGAGCTGGTGCAGGCCCGCCTGCGCCGCGAGGGCTTCTTCATCCGCGCCACGGACCTGCTGGACCGGCTCCCGCGCGTGCGGCGCGTGCTGTTCGACAAGACGGGGACGCTGACGCTCGGGCGGCCGGAGCTGGTGGACCGCGACGCGCTGGAGGGGCTGCCGGCCGAGGCCCGCGAGGCCGCCTTCGACATGGCCTCGCGCAGCAACCACCCCGCCAGCCGCTGTGTGGCGGAGGCGCTGGCGCGTTTGGGGACGCGCTTCTCGCCCGAGGCCCGCGTGGTGGAGCACCCGGGCCAGGGGCTGGAGCTGGTGCGCGAGGGCGTGCGCTGGCGGCTGGGCCGCGCGGAATGGGGGCCGGCTGACCTCGGCCCGGCGCGAGAGGATGGTCGCGAGTCCAGCCCCACCGGGCCGGTGCTCACGCGGGATGGCGTGGTGGTCGCCACGTTCCCGCTGCGGGAGGCGCTGCGTCCGGATGCGCGGCGGGAGTTGCTCGCGCTCCAGGCGGAGGGGCAGGACGTGTGGCTCATCTCTGGCGACGCGCCCGCGCGGGTGCACGCGCTGGCGCGCGCGCTGGGCGTGCCGTCTGCCCAGGCGCTCGGGGGGCTGCGTCCCGAGGACAAGGCCCAGGCCGTCGCGCGCATCGACCAGGGCGACTCGCTCTACCTGGGGGACGGCGTCAACGACAGCCTGGCCTTCGAGCGGGCGTTGTGCGCGGGCACGCCCGCCATCGACCGGCCGGTCATGCCGGGCAAGAGCGACTTCTTCCTGGTGGGGGAGGGGCTGGCCTCGCTGCGCAAGGCGCTCGTCCTGTCGCTGCGGCTGCGTTTGGTGGTGCGCCGGCTGCTGGGGCTGTCCATCGCCTACAACGTCGTGGCCGTGGTCGTGTGCCTGGTGGGGTGGATGACGCCGCTGCGCGCGGCGGTGGCCATGCCCGCCACCAGCCTCGCCACCGTGCTCTTCACCGCCTGGAGCCTGTCGGCGCCCAGGCGACAGGCATCGTCCGACGCGCCGGTGCCCCGGCGGGAGGTGCTCGCATGA
- a CDS encoding cytochrome oxidase, whose protein sequence is MNVLVLQVFVSLMLVASSVLLFVYSVKHRDHEHADRLALFPLEEDGARPASPPIEPPSSSASQE, encoded by the coding sequence ATGAACGTGCTGGTGCTCCAGGTCTTCGTGAGCCTGATGCTCGTGGCCAGCTCGGTGCTGCTGTTCGTCTACAGCGTGAAGCACCGGGACCACGAGCACGCGGATCGGCTCGCGCTCTTCCCGCTCGAGGAGGACGGCGCGAGGCCCGCGTCGCCCCCCATCGAGCCCCCGTCGTCGTCCGCTTCCCAGGAGTGA
- the ccoN gene encoding cytochrome-c oxidase, cbb3-type subunit I: MQQQRIVYDDTTTRRFIFAAVVFGIVGMAVGALVASQLAWWQANLGIPYLTYSRLRPLHTNAVIFAFVGNMMFAGVYYSTQRLLKARMASDLLSKIHFWGWQAIIVAAAISLPLGITTSKEYAELEWPIDLAIAIIWVVFAINFFWTLARRNEKNLYVAIWFYIATIITVAVLHIVNSLALPLDGLKSYSVFSGVQDALVQWWYGHNAVAFFLTTPILGIMYYFLPKAAERPVYSYRLSIIHFWALVFIYIWAGPHHLLYTALPDWAQSLGMVFSVMLWAPSWGGMLNGLLTLKGAWHKLREDPVLKFLIAGVTFYGMATFEGPLLSIKSVSALGHYTDWIVGHVHGGALGWNGFMAAGMFYWLVPRLYGTKLHSTKAADAHFWLGTVGILLYIVAMWISGINQGLMWRATNPDGTLLYPNFVETLLAIRPMYIVRFVGGSMYLVGFCMMAWNLWKTARSGKAVDGETTVVVDAPAAEAPVAAPAQTPAWVRVITGRPLLFAIAILTVTMFLGWAKPVRAVVILVGIIGLGELAWIVTRRDREAGKPSWFALIEGRPLAFTVLTLVAILIGGVAELLPTILIDQAVPAHGEAQKPYSPLELQGRDLYVREGCYTCHSQMIRPFVAETQRYGDVSRAEEFIYDHPFQWGSKRTGPDLHRVGGRYPNLWHYTHLMDPRATSPGSNMPPYPWLAENRIKVKDAPRKLSLMQKLGVPYTNADVDSAEARQKSQGEAIAADLASQGIQVAWDSEMVALVAYLQRLGRGPQDVPAPPAGAPTAAVTEGGNH; encoded by the coding sequence GTGCAACAACAACGCATCGTCTACGACGACACCACGACCCGCCGCTTCATCTTCGCGGCGGTGGTCTTCGGCATCGTGGGCATGGCGGTGGGCGCACTGGTGGCCAGCCAGCTCGCATGGTGGCAGGCCAACCTCGGCATCCCCTACCTGACCTACTCGCGGCTGCGCCCCCTGCACACCAACGCGGTCATCTTCGCGTTCGTGGGCAACATGATGTTCGCGGGCGTGTACTACTCCACGCAGCGCCTCCTGAAGGCGCGCATGGCGTCCGACCTGCTCTCGAAAATCCATTTCTGGGGCTGGCAGGCCATCATCGTCGCGGCGGCCATCTCCCTGCCGCTGGGCATCACCACCTCCAAGGAGTACGCGGAGCTGGAGTGGCCCATCGACCTGGCCATCGCCATCATCTGGGTCGTCTTCGCCATCAACTTCTTCTGGACGCTGGCCAGGCGCAACGAGAAGAACCTCTACGTCGCCATCTGGTTCTACATCGCGACCATCATCACCGTGGCGGTGCTGCACATCGTCAACAGCCTGGCGCTGCCGCTCGACGGGCTGAAGAGCTACTCCGTCTTCTCCGGGGTGCAGGACGCGCTGGTGCAGTGGTGGTACGGCCACAACGCCGTCGCCTTCTTCCTGACCACGCCCATCCTGGGCATCATGTACTACTTCCTGCCGAAGGCGGCGGAGCGGCCGGTGTATTCGTACCGGCTGTCCATCATCCACTTCTGGGCCCTGGTCTTCATCTACATCTGGGCCGGTCCGCACCACCTGCTCTACACCGCGCTGCCGGACTGGGCGCAGTCGCTGGGCATGGTCTTCAGCGTGATGCTGTGGGCGCCGTCGTGGGGCGGCATGCTCAACGGCCTGCTGACGCTCAAGGGCGCGTGGCACAAGCTGCGCGAGGACCCGGTCCTCAAGTTCCTCATCGCGGGCGTGACGTTCTACGGCATGGCCACGTTCGAGGGCCCGCTGCTCTCCATCAAGTCGGTGAGCGCGCTGGGGCACTACACGGACTGGATCGTCGGCCACGTGCACGGCGGCGCGCTGGGGTGGAACGGCTTCATGGCCGCCGGCATGTTCTACTGGCTGGTGCCCAGGCTGTACGGCACGAAGCTGCACTCCACCAAGGCGGCGGACGCACACTTCTGGCTGGGGACGGTGGGCATCCTCCTCTACATCGTCGCCATGTGGATCAGCGGCATCAACCAGGGGTTGATGTGGCGCGCCACCAACCCGGACGGCACGCTGCTCTACCCGAACTTCGTGGAGACGCTGCTGGCCATCCGGCCCATGTACATCGTCCGCTTCGTCGGCGGCTCCATGTACCTGGTGGGCTTCTGCATGATGGCGTGGAACCTCTGGAAGACGGCGCGCTCGGGCAAGGCCGTGGACGGGGAGACGACGGTCGTCGTCGACGCGCCCGCCGCCGAGGCCCCCGTGGCCGCCCCCGCCCAGACGCCCGCCTGGGTGCGCGTCATCACCGGTCGTCCGTTGTTGTTCGCCATCGCCATCCTCACGGTGACGATGTTCCTGGGCTGGGCGAAGCCGGTGCGCGCGGTGGTCATCCTCGTGGGCATCATCGGCCTGGGCGAGCTGGCGTGGATCGTCACCAGGCGGGACCGCGAGGCTGGCAAGCCGTCCTGGTTCGCGCTCATCGAGGGACGTCCCCTGGCCTTCACGGTGCTGACGCTGGTGGCCATCCTCATCGGCGGTGTGGCGGAGCTTTTGCCCACCATCCTCATCGACCAGGCGGTGCCGGCGCATGGCGAGGCGCAGAAGCCGTACTCGCCGCTGGAGCTCCAGGGGCGCGACCTCTACGTCCGCGAGGGCTGCTACACGTGCCACTCGCAGATGATCCGCCCCTTCGTGGCGGAGACGCAGCGCTACGGCGACGTGTCGCGCGCCGAGGAGTTCATCTACGACCACCCCTTCCAGTGGGGCAGCAAGCGCACCGGGCCGGACCTGCACCGCGTGGGGGGGCGCTACCCGAACCTCTGGCACTACACGCACCTGATGGACCCCCGGGCGACGAGCCCCGGCTCCAACATGCCGCCGTATCCATGGCTGGCGGAGAACCGCATCAAGGTGAAGGACGCGCCGCGCAAGCTGTCGCTGATGCAGAAGCTGGGCGTGCCGTACACCAACGCGGACGTGGACTCGGCCGAGGCGCGACAGAAGTCGCAGGGTGAAGCCATCGCCGCGGACCTGGCGTCGCAGGGCATCCAGGTGGCGTGGGATTCGGAGATGGTGGCGCTGGTCGCCTACCTCCAGCGCCTGGGGCGCGGGCCGCAGGACGTGCCCGCTCCGCCCGCCGGCGCGCCCACCGCCGCCGTCACCGAGGGAGGGAACCACTGA
- a CDS encoding cbb3-type cytochrome oxidase subunit 3, translating to MYKQFYQGMALTELPLFALVLFVAIFLGVCAWVFVGRRSQDFDALAHLPLAERGEGGHE from the coding sequence ATGTACAAGCAATTCTATCAGGGGATGGCGCTCACCGAGCTCCCGCTCTTCGCGCTCGTCCTGTTCGTCGCCATCTTCCTCGGTGTCTGCGCGTGGGTCTTCGTGGGCCGGCGCAGCCAGGACTTCGACGCGCTCGCGCACCTGCCGCTCGCCGAGCGTGGGGAGGGCGGTCATGAGTGA
- a CDS encoding cbb3-type cytochrome c oxidase N-terminal domain-containing protein, with amino-acid sequence MSDKSLVHHVYDGIEEHDNNLPNWWLALLWTTIVFGTGYWFWYHIAEAGPGQLGEYAAESAEFARRASDNKPASNEMLLALVKDPASLAGGKAVFQANCAACHGAQGQGLIGPNLTDGFWLHGGTPMAIHKVVAEGAVAKGMPAWERTLGAERVKAVTAYVLTLKGTNAPGGKAPQGEPETP; translated from the coding sequence ATGAGTGACAAGTCGCTGGTGCACCACGTCTACGACGGCATCGAGGAGCACGACAACAACCTGCCCAACTGGTGGCTCGCCCTCCTCTGGACGACCATCGTCTTCGGCACGGGCTACTGGTTCTGGTACCACATCGCGGAGGCGGGGCCCGGACAGCTGGGCGAGTACGCGGCCGAGTCCGCGGAGTTCGCCCGGCGCGCCTCCGACAACAAGCCCGCGTCGAACGAGATGTTGCTCGCGCTGGTGAAGGACCCCGCGTCACTGGCGGGGGGCAAGGCCGTGTTCCAGGCGAACTGCGCCGCCTGTCACGGCGCGCAGGGGCAGGGCCTCATCGGCCCCAACCTCACGGACGGCTTCTGGCTGCATGGCGGCACCCCCATGGCCATCCACAAGGTGGTGGCCGAGGGCGCGGTGGCCAAGGGCATGCCCGCGTGGGAGCGCACGCTGGGCGCCGAGCGCGTCAAGGCCGTCACGGCCTACGTGCTGACGCTCAAGGGAACCAACGCCCCTGGCGGCAAGGCGCCGCAGGGCGAACCCGAGACGCCCTGA
- the ccoG gene encoding cytochrome c oxidase accessory protein CcoG has protein sequence MATAPQHEGPRIDQLASIHADGSRRALHPADVRGRYITRRRWVFAVLIGIYVALPLVEVGGHPAVHLDVAARRFYLFGATYNAQDFWRVLFLCTAAGFGLLFVTAWVGRAWCGWACPQTVFLEGLYRPLERLFDGPRERRLKQEGMAWTPARAARAAVKHGAYVGVSLLVAHAALSLFVSAGGLVSMVAAGPTAAPVAFAWAMAVTGGLYFNFAWFREQLCVVVCPYGRLQSAMHDRDSIIIGYDARRGEPRGRLVKVKPQEPAQPRGDCVDCRKCVFACPTGIDIRNGLQMECLACAQCVDACDEVMDRIGRPRGLIRYDSLNGLAGKPRRMWRPRLALYGVLFVAAVGGLVWNVSQRVPFEANLLRFQGMPYVVEEGRVRNQFELHLVNKNPGESTFTLSVDSPVPAQVVIPQAEVKLASLENFRVPLFITVPRDARAMPFAFTVVVHDTASGETKRIEARFLGPAASGG, from the coding sequence ATGGCGACAGCACCGCAGCACGAGGGCCCGCGCATCGACCAGCTCGCGTCCATCCACGCGGATGGCTCGCGGCGGGCGCTCCACCCGGCGGATGTCCGGGGCCGCTACATCACCCGGCGACGCTGGGTGTTCGCGGTGCTCATCGGCATCTACGTGGCCCTCCCCCTGGTCGAGGTGGGGGGACACCCCGCCGTGCACCTGGACGTGGCGGCCCGACGCTTCTACCTGTTCGGCGCCACGTACAACGCGCAGGACTTCTGGCGCGTGCTCTTCCTGTGCACGGCGGCGGGCTTCGGGCTGCTGTTCGTCACCGCCTGGGTGGGCCGGGCGTGGTGTGGCTGGGCCTGCCCGCAGACGGTGTTCCTGGAGGGCCTCTATCGCCCGCTGGAGCGGCTGTTCGACGGTCCCCGGGAGCGGCGGCTGAAGCAGGAGGGAATGGCGTGGACGCCCGCCCGGGCGGCGCGCGCGGCGGTGAAGCACGGGGCCTACGTCGGTGTGTCGCTGCTCGTCGCGCACGCCGCGCTCAGCCTCTTCGTGTCCGCGGGTGGGTTGGTCTCCATGGTGGCCGCGGGGCCGACGGCGGCGCCCGTGGCCTTCGCGTGGGCCATGGCCGTCACCGGCGGGCTGTATTTCAACTTCGCGTGGTTCCGGGAGCAGCTGTGCGTGGTGGTCTGCCCCTACGGCCGGCTCCAGTCCGCCATGCACGACCGGGACTCCATCATCATCGGCTATGACGCCCGGCGCGGGGAGCCGCGAGGGCGGCTGGTGAAGGTGAAGCCCCAGGAGCCGGCCCAGCCCCGAGGCGACTGCGTGGACTGCCGCAAGTGTGTCTTCGCGTGCCCCACCGGAATCGACATCCGCAACGGGTTGCAGATGGAGTGCCTGGCGTGCGCGCAGTGCGTCGATGCGTGCGACGAGGTGATGGACCGGATCGGCCGGCCTCGGGGGCTCATCCGCTACGACTCGCTCAACGGGCTGGCGGGCAAGCCCCGCCGCATGTGGCGTCCCCGGCTCGCGCTGTACGGCGTGCTGTTCGTCGCCGCGGTAGGAGGCCTGGTCTGGAACGTCTCCCAGCGGGTCCCCTTCGAGGCCAACCTGCTGCGCTTCCAGGGCATGCCCTACGTCGTCGAGGAGGGGCGGGTGCGCAACCAGTTCGAGCTGCACCTGGTGAACAAGAACCCGGGCGAATCCACCTTCACCCTGTCGGTGGACAGCCCCGTGCCCGCGCAGGTGGTGATTCCCCAGGCGGAGGTGAAGCTCGCCTCGCTGGAGAACTTCCGCGTGCCGCTGTTCATCACCGTCCCACGCGACGCGCGCGCCATGCCCTTCGCGTTCACGGTGGTGGTGCACGACACGGCCTCCGGCGAGACGAAGCGCATCGAGGCCCGCTTCCTGGGCCCCGCCGCGTCGGGTGGTTGA
- the hemN gene encoding oxygen-independent coproporphyrinogen III oxidase: protein MDPLPGIPQPPPELLSRYDVSGPRYTSYPTAPEWRRDFGPESLTAALRNAGSQREQSPLSLYVHLPFCHSLCWYCGCNVVISKDPGVADRYIDHLVMEMDLVVEHLGSRRGLSQVHWGGGTPTFLSEEQLERLWTELMHRFHLVPDAEVAIEVHPAVTTPGQLTLLRRLGFNRLSMGLQDFDARVQEVTHRFQSAEVTRELLAHARSLGFTGVNFDLIYGLPFQEPVGWSRTLETVLAMRPDRLAVYSFAFMPDVLKHQRRMPAEALPSAAVKLELFRAAGEAFVGAGYRAIGMDHFAVPEDELARALAERRLGRNFQGYTVKAASDVVALGSTGISDVGGAYAQNVRPLPTYYERISQGRFATERGIHLTEDDQRRRAVITQLMCNAWVDLGEEGVHRFAPELEKLRRFEDDGLLVRTGGQLELTSLGRLFVRNVAMVFDTYLARAERPRFSRTV from the coding sequence ATGGATCCGCTCCCCGGCATCCCCCAGCCTCCCCCGGAGCTGTTGAGTCGCTATGACGTCTCCGGGCCTCGCTACACCAGCTATCCCACCGCGCCGGAGTGGCGACGGGACTTCGGGCCGGAGTCGCTGACGGCCGCGCTGCGCAACGCCGGAAGCCAGCGCGAGCAGTCTCCGCTGTCGCTCTACGTCCACCTGCCGTTCTGTCACAGCCTGTGCTGGTACTGCGGCTGCAACGTGGTCATCAGCAAGGACCCGGGCGTGGCGGACCGCTACATCGACCACCTGGTGATGGAGATGGACCTGGTGGTGGAGCACCTGGGCTCGCGGCGAGGGCTCTCCCAGGTCCACTGGGGGGGCGGCACGCCGACGTTCCTCTCGGAGGAGCAGCTCGAGCGACTGTGGACGGAGCTGATGCACCGCTTCCACCTCGTCCCCGACGCGGAGGTGGCCATCGAGGTCCACCCCGCGGTGACGACGCCGGGACAGCTGACCCTCCTGCGTCGGCTGGGCTTCAACCGGTTGTCCATGGGCCTGCAGGACTTCGACGCGCGGGTCCAGGAGGTGACCCACCGCTTCCAGTCCGCCGAGGTGACGCGGGAGCTGCTGGCGCATGCGCGGTCGCTCGGCTTCACGGGCGTGAACTTCGACCTCATCTACGGCCTGCCGTTTCAAGAGCCGGTGGGCTGGAGCCGCACGTTGGAGACGGTGCTCGCGATGCGGCCGGACCGGCTGGCCGTCTACTCCTTCGCCTTCATGCCCGACGTGCTCAAGCACCAGAGGCGGATGCCCGCGGAGGCGCTGCCGTCCGCGGCCGTGAAGCTGGAGCTGTTCCGCGCCGCGGGCGAGGCGTTCGTCGGCGCGGGCTACCGGGCCATCGGCATGGACCACTTCGCGGTGCCGGAGGACGAGCTGGCGCGCGCGTTGGCCGAGCGTCGGCTCGGGCGCAACTTCCAGGGCTATACGGTGAAGGCCGCCTCGGACGTGGTCGCGCTGGGCAGCACCGGCATCAGCGACGTCGGCGGCGCCTATGCCCAGAACGTGCGCCCGCTGCCGACCTATTACGAGCGCATCTCCCAGGGGCGCTTCGCCACCGAGCGCGGCATCCACCTCACCGAGGACGACCAGCGGCGGCGCGCCGTCATCACCCAGCTCATGTGCAACGCGTGGGTGGACCTGGGCGAGGAGGGCGTCCACCGCTTCGCGCCCGAGCTGGAGAAGCTGCGCCGCTTCGAGGACGACGGGTTGCTGGTGCGCACCGGGGGGCAGCTCGAGCTGACCTCCCTGGGGCGGCTGTTCGTGCGCAACGTGGCCATGGTGTTCGACACCTACCTGGCCCGCGCCGAGCGTCCTCGCTTCTCCCGGACGGTGTGA